The following proteins come from a genomic window of Caldalkalibacillus uzonensis:
- a CDS encoding DUF2306 domain-containing protein yields the protein MINEKGVVINMILFEGMRWVHIVAGFLALFTFWIPIVTKKGGKVHTRIGWIYTSAMAIVSVSAWYMGLYRIFFSPYSDSEVISFAWFLIYIGLLSAATAWYGIRVLRFKHRKSRHRHSIDLLFPFLLLSGGIGMSIYGHFINFPLLAWFPLVGIFLGGSQLWYWLRVPKMKGQWLIEHIVGMLSCSIATITAFTVFGAPQLLNIAGSHPVLWFIPTIVMLPVIIGFTTYYTKKFSH from the coding sequence ATGATTAATGAGAAAGGCGTAGTGATCAATATGATTTTATTTGAGGGCATGCGCTGGGTACATATTGTTGCCGGATTTTTAGCTCTATTCACTTTTTGGATACCTATTGTAACGAAAAAAGGCGGAAAGGTACACACCAGAATAGGCTGGATCTATACGTCTGCCATGGCCATTGTCAGTGTTTCGGCGTGGTATATGGGCCTATACCGCATTTTCTTTTCTCCTTATAGTGATTCTGAGGTGATTTCCTTTGCCTGGTTTCTCATTTATATCGGATTATTAAGTGCGGCTACCGCTTGGTATGGTATTCGGGTGCTTCGTTTTAAGCACAGAAAGAGCCGGCACCGCCATTCCATTGATTTGCTTTTTCCTTTTCTTTTACTATCGGGCGGCATTGGGATGAGTATATATGGCCATTTCATTAACTTTCCATTATTGGCTTGGTTCCCGTTGGTAGGTATCTTCTTGGGCGGATCACAATTGTGGTATTGGTTGCGTGTGCCAAAAATGAAGGGGCAATGGCTGATTGAACATATCGTGGGTATGCTCAGTTGCAGTATTGCAACGATTACGGCTTTTACAGTGTTTGGTGCACCTCAGCTGCTTAATATTGCTGGTTCCCATCCTGTTTTGTGGTTTATACCGACCATAGTTATGCTGCCTGTTATCATTGGATTTACCACATACTATACAAAGAAGTTTAGTCATTAA
- a CDS encoding quaternary amine ABC transporter ATP-binding protein, with the protein MKKITVHEVTKIYGKQTKKAMQLLEQGKTKAEILQETGCTVGVNRATFEVNEGEIFVIMGLSGSGKSTLVRMLNRLIDPTSGSIHIDGEDIVQMKPDKLREVRRKKVSMVFQRFALFPHRSVLENAAYGLEVQGVDKAAREQSALKALELVGLKDWEQQYPDQLSGGMQQRVGLARALTNDPDILLMDEAFSALDPLIRKDMQDELLELQSQMKKTIIFITHDLDEALRLGDRIALMKDGQIVQIGTPEEILMNPANHYVERFVEDVDLSKVLTAGHVMKRAEAVTLGKDGLRVALKRMQDQGLSSIYVIDRNKVLLGAVSADQASQAIKQGQESLEDIMIRDIPTSDPETPLHELFEQVYDTAIPLAVIDHNKRLRGVVVRGAILAALAGNGVKHDGE; encoded by the coding sequence ATGAAAAAGATTACGGTCCATGAAGTAACCAAGATATACGGCAAACAGACCAAGAAGGCGATGCAGCTTTTGGAACAGGGAAAAACCAAAGCGGAAATCTTGCAGGAGACAGGCTGTACCGTTGGTGTTAACCGCGCTACGTTTGAGGTTAATGAAGGAGAAATCTTCGTCATTATGGGTTTGTCGGGCAGCGGTAAATCCACCCTGGTACGTATGTTAAACCGTCTGATTGATCCCACATCCGGATCGATACATATTGACGGCGAAGACATTGTGCAAATGAAGCCGGATAAGTTAAGGGAAGTCCGGCGGAAAAAAGTGAGTATGGTTTTCCAACGTTTTGCCTTGTTTCCACACCGCAGCGTGCTGGAAAATGCGGCCTATGGCTTGGAAGTGCAAGGCGTTGATAAAGCCGCACGGGAACAGTCGGCCCTGAAAGCTTTGGAACTGGTGGGTTTGAAGGACTGGGAACAGCAGTACCCCGACCAGCTCAGCGGGGGCATGCAGCAGCGGGTTGGTCTGGCCAGAGCTTTGACCAATGATCCGGATATTTTATTGATGGACGAAGCGTTCAGTGCCTTGGATCCCTTAATCCGTAAGGACATGCAGGACGAATTGCTCGAATTACAATCTCAGATGAAGAAAACGATTATTTTTATTACCCACGATTTGGACGAAGCGCTGCGCCTGGGAGACCGCATTGCCTTAATGAAGGACGGCCAAATTGTCCAAATTGGCACACCGGAAGAAATTTTGATGAACCCGGCCAACCATTATGTGGAACGCTTCGTGGAGGATGTGGATTTATCCAAGGTGTTGACTGCCGGTCATGTGATGAAACGGGCAGAAGCGGTCACTTTAGGCAAAGACGGCTTGCGCGTGGCCTTAAAACGGATGCAAGACCAAGGCTTGTCCAGCATTTATGTCATTGACCGCAATAAAGTACTCTTGGGTGCCGTATCTGCCGATCAAGCGTCACAGGCTATCAAGCAAGGGCAAGAAAGCCTGGAGGATATCATGATTCGTGACATCCCGACGTCAGATCCTGAAACCCCTCTGCATGAATTATTTGAACAGGTGTATGACACAGCCATCCCGCTGGCTGTTATTGACCACAACAAGCGGTTGCGCGGCGTGGTTGTACGGGGAGCGATCCTTGCTGCCCTGGCCGGAAATGGGGTGAAACATGATGGAGAATAA
- a CDS encoding tartrate dehydrogenase, with product MKKIELAVIPGDGIGTEVVQEGLKVLDVIAELHGGLTFETTEFPWGCEYYLQHGKMMPDNGLDTLKNFDQIFLGAVGFPSVPDHISLWGLLIPIRRTFQQYVNLRPVKLLRGMDSPLKGYQAGAIDFIVVRENSEGEYSSIGGRIHHDTPHETAIQVNYFSRYGIDRTIRYAFELAKNSPRKKLTSATKSNGITFTMPFWDEEFKRIQADYPEVETEIFHIDALAAYFVTRPESFDVVVASNLFADILTDIGGAIMGSIGIAPAANINPEGKYPSMFEPVHGSAPDIAGKGIANPIGQIWTAKMMLDHLGEHDLGEKLLTVIEETLLEGIKTPDLGGKATTTEVGDAICDKLRRLG from the coding sequence ATGAAAAAGATTGAACTCGCCGTGATACCCGGAGATGGCATTGGTACAGAGGTCGTCCAGGAAGGATTAAAAGTGTTAGATGTCATAGCAGAGCTACATGGGGGATTAACATTTGAAACAACAGAATTCCCCTGGGGATGCGAGTATTACTTGCAACATGGTAAAATGATGCCTGATAATGGACTTGATACGCTCAAAAATTTTGATCAAATCTTTCTTGGTGCTGTCGGCTTCCCAAGTGTCCCCGATCATATTTCTCTATGGGGATTACTCATCCCTATTCGCAGAACATTTCAACAGTATGTTAATTTAAGGCCTGTCAAACTATTGAGGGGAATGGACTCTCCTTTAAAAGGATATCAGGCTGGCGCCATTGATTTTATTGTGGTCAGAGAAAACAGTGAAGGGGAGTACTCCAGTATAGGCGGACGAATCCACCATGACACTCCCCATGAAACAGCTATTCAAGTCAATTATTTTTCCCGCTATGGGATAGACCGAACGATTCGTTATGCGTTTGAATTGGCTAAAAATTCTCCGCGCAAAAAATTGACATCAGCCACCAAGTCAAATGGTATCACCTTTACAATGCCCTTCTGGGATGAAGAGTTTAAGCGTATTCAAGCAGACTATCCTGAAGTAGAAACGGAAATATTCCATATTGATGCGTTAGCAGCCTATTTTGTGACCAGACCGGAATCTTTTGATGTTGTTGTGGCCTCCAACCTCTTTGCCGATATATTAACTGACATTGGCGGGGCCATCATGGGCAGTATTGGGATTGCTCCTGCAGCAAATATTAACCCAGAAGGCAAGTACCCCTCGATGTTTGAACCGGTTCATGGTTCGGCTCCCGACATTGCCGGTAAAGGGATTGCCAACCCAATTGGTCAAATTTGGACAGCCAAAATGATGCTGGATCATCTAGGGGAACATGATTTAGGAGAAAAGCTGCTCACAGTAATCGAAGAAACATTACTGGAGGGCATCAAAACGCCAGATTTGGGCGGCAAGGCCACCACAACAGAAGTGGGAGACGCCATTTGCGATAAGCTTCGCCGACTAGGATAA
- a CDS encoding MerR family transcriptional regulator, with amino-acid sequence MKMSVKEVADLVGISVRTLHYYDEIGLLTPEETTPSGYRLYSDDNLETLQQILFFKELGFPLKQIKEIISSPSFNRLEALQQHRKMLLEKRSRIDRMINTIDKTIQHMKGEIQMTNKEKFEGFDFSHNPYEQEARERWGDEAVDNMTAKINNLSTEEREAMSKTANAIYNKLAALRHGSPESEEAQAAIKEWYDFLNENFGHYSLEAFKGLGQMYVDDERFTETIDQFGDGLAKFMRDAMAIYADNDQN; translated from the coding sequence ATGAAAATGAGTGTGAAAGAAGTGGCCGATTTAGTAGGCATTAGCGTACGCACGTTGCACTACTATGATGAGATAGGATTGTTAACACCTGAGGAGACAACCCCATCCGGGTATCGTCTCTATTCGGACGATAATCTGGAGACGTTACAACAAATTTTGTTTTTTAAAGAACTTGGCTTTCCATTAAAGCAAATTAAAGAGATTATCAGTAGTCCATCATTTAACCGGCTGGAGGCGTTACAGCAACATCGGAAAATGTTGCTTGAGAAACGCAGCCGGATCGACAGGATGATCAACACGATTGATAAAACAATCCAACATATGAAAGGAGAAATTCAAATGACAAACAAAGAGAAATTTGAGGGGTTTGACTTTAGTCATAATCCGTACGAACAAGAAGCACGTGAACGCTGGGGAGATGAAGCTGTTGACAACATGACTGCCAAGATAAATAATCTGTCTACAGAAGAACGAGAAGCCATGTCAAAAACTGCCAATGCGATCTATAATAAACTGGCCGCCTTACGTCATGGCTCACCTGAATCAGAAGAGGCACAGGCAGCGATTAAGGAATGGTATGACTTTTTAAATGAAAATTTCGGCCATTACTCATTGGAGGCATTCAAAGGACTGGGTCAAATGTATGTGGACGATGAACGTTTTACCGAAACCATTGACCAATTCGGTGACGGGTTGGCCAAATTTATGCGTGATGCGATGGCCATCTATGCGGATAATGATCAAAATTAA
- a CDS encoding glycine betaine ABC transporter substrate-binding protein: MKGKKLFILWAVLLSLALIVAGCGSEETTGTEETGADNGGEAVQETEKGFEHITGIDAGAGIMQATEQAIEEYGLDIELVPSSSAAMTAALGAAIENEEWIVVTGWTPHWKFAAYDLKYLDDPKGVYGEEESIHTLVRQGLEEEHPSAYQVLDNFYWTPDDMNQVMVDIAQNDMGEFEAAQKWINNNRDIVDRWIEGVEPVDGEQLELVYVTWDSEIASSHVIALVLEEIGYEVELTPVEAGVMFAGVASGEADAMVAAWLPGTHAAYYEDYRDDFVDLGPNLDGAKIGLVVPTYVDIDSIEEIRQK, translated from the coding sequence TTGAAAGGTAAAAAATTATTTATATTGTGGGCAGTACTGCTCAGCTTGGCTTTAATTGTTGCCGGGTGTGGTTCTGAAGAAACCACCGGTACGGAAGAAACTGGCGCTGACAACGGTGGGGAAGCGGTACAAGAAACGGAAAAAGGTTTTGAGCATATTACCGGTATTGATGCAGGTGCAGGTATTATGCAAGCCACGGAACAAGCGATTGAAGAATACGGCCTGGATATTGAGTTGGTGCCCAGCTCAAGCGCAGCCATGACTGCCGCCTTAGGTGCTGCTATTGAAAATGAAGAGTGGATCGTGGTGACAGGTTGGACACCGCACTGGAAATTTGCCGCTTACGATTTAAAATATCTGGATGATCCTAAAGGGGTCTACGGTGAAGAAGAAAGCATCCATACATTGGTTCGCCAAGGACTTGAGGAAGAACATCCCAGTGCTTATCAAGTGTTGGATAACTTTTATTGGACACCAGATGATATGAACCAGGTCATGGTGGACATTGCCCAAAATGATATGGGTGAATTTGAAGCTGCCCAAAAATGGATTAATAATAACCGTGACATTGTGGATCGCTGGATTGAAGGTGTAGAACCCGTTGATGGTGAACAGCTGGAATTGGTATATGTGACTTGGGATTCCGAAATTGCTTCCAGCCATGTGATCGCCCTTGTCTTAGAGGAAATCGGCTATGAAGTGGAATTAACACCGGTTGAAGCAGGGGTGATGTTCGCCGGGGTGGCCAGCGGAGAAGCTGATGCAATGGTTGCAGCCTGGCTGCCTGGTACACACGCTGCCTACTATGAGGATTATAGAGATGACTTTGTGGATTTAGGACCTAACCTGGATGGAGCGAAAATCGGTTTGGTTGTTCCCACTTACGTTGATATTGACAGCATTGAAGAGATTCGCCAAAAGTAA
- a CDS encoding GbsR/MarR family transcriptional regulator, translated as MQDKQWQHWHDTRQKVIQTISQNMHLFGITPSVGRLYGIMYFEDRPMTLDEMCDALGMSKTSMSTGVRALIEIHMVHKIWQKGVRKDLYQVEEDWYKTFVGLFTTKWRKALESNEQQVQQAYQALSDLYKQTVDEQLKDKIEKDLDKLQHAIEYYDWLKRLVESFESGQIFEWVPKTEGKSAQAER; from the coding sequence ATGCAAGATAAACAATGGCAGCACTGGCATGACACGCGTCAAAAAGTGATTCAAACCATTTCACAAAATATGCATTTATTTGGGATTACCCCTAGTGTGGGGCGATTGTACGGGATCATGTATTTTGAAGACCGGCCCATGACACTGGATGAAATGTGCGACGCGCTGGGGATGAGCAAAACCAGTATGAGCACCGGTGTGCGTGCCTTAATTGAAATACATATGGTTCATAAAATCTGGCAAAAAGGCGTTCGCAAAGACTTGTACCAGGTGGAGGAAGATTGGTACAAAACGTTTGTGGGCCTGTTTACCACCAAGTGGAGAAAAGCGCTGGAGAGTAATGAGCAGCAGGTACAGCAGGCTTATCAGGCATTATCCGACCTGTATAAGCAAACGGTAGATGAGCAGCTAAAAGATAAAATTGAAAAGGATCTGGATAAGTTGCAACATGCGATTGAATACTACGACTGGCTTAAACGTCTAGTGGAAAGTTTTGAGTCCGGACAGATCTTTGAATGGGTTCCGAAAACGGAGGGTAAGTCAGCTCAAGCTGAACGGTGA
- a CDS encoding SLC13 family permease, whose amino-acid sequence MEPKKIANQNVQISSKVYEKVDTKTVIALFIGLLGFLMLLFIPDTTWSIRATLAITFLGLVLWIFELFSFGLTSLLILILYVLFQTVSIDEALSGFSTGATFLIVGGMMMAQGVHSTTIGQRVVYSMLKVTGNSPGALLFGIIMIPQILSLFIPATGVRTTLVLPVILALINILQLQDQVNYKKQMMLSVAYGGNISGIGFLPAAIGNVLVVEIVYIYTGTTISYFDWFLYTFPIWLLSIPVTWYVVYKAYPIQFTHLRDIRKELEIKIRELGKLGPKDKRCLVILLLTVLLWVSQGLHGLHPAIPALIAAVLMGIPGIGIARWDQLSKIDVNMLLLVGVTLSIGRILNDTGSIDYVTSILFSDVFLAFLQHPLLAVFTIVIIVQLFHLGVSNVGTAVITIVPVFMTVALQISADPIAFAVIAGITSVLGFILVVETIPNVLAHSTRLISQKDFYIPGIILTLLTTLIVVLVVMTWWQWMGLY is encoded by the coding sequence GTGGAACCCAAAAAAATAGCAAATCAAAACGTACAAATCAGTTCTAAAGTGTATGAAAAAGTTGACACCAAAACGGTTATTGCTCTATTTATTGGATTATTAGGTTTTCTCATGCTCTTGTTTATACCTGACACGACATGGTCTATCCGTGCCACTTTAGCCATCACATTTTTAGGTCTTGTACTATGGATCTTTGAGCTCTTTTCCTTTGGACTCACTTCCCTATTAATTTTAATACTTTATGTTCTCTTTCAGACCGTATCCATTGACGAGGCGCTTAGCGGATTTTCAACTGGAGCGACTTTTCTGATTGTTGGCGGCATGATGATGGCTCAAGGCGTGCATAGTACCACAATAGGTCAACGAGTGGTTTACAGTATGTTAAAGGTGACAGGAAACTCACCAGGTGCTTTGCTGTTTGGTATCATCATGATTCCTCAAATTCTCTCCCTATTTATACCTGCTACCGGTGTAAGAACAACATTGGTACTGCCTGTGATATTAGCACTGATTAATATTTTGCAGTTACAAGATCAGGTTAACTATAAAAAACAAATGATGTTGTCAGTGGCATATGGTGGAAATATTTCAGGAATAGGTTTTCTCCCAGCAGCAATTGGAAATGTGTTGGTGGTGGAAATCGTTTATATTTATACCGGTACAACTATTTCCTACTTTGACTGGTTTTTATATACATTTCCGATTTGGTTGTTATCAATACCAGTGACCTGGTATGTGGTATACAAGGCTTATCCTATTCAATTCACTCATTTGAGGGATATAAGAAAAGAATTAGAGATTAAAATAAGAGAACTAGGAAAGTTGGGTCCAAAGGATAAGCGCTGTTTAGTTATACTCCTTCTAACGGTTTTGCTGTGGGTGTCGCAGGGACTTCATGGATTGCACCCTGCTATTCCAGCATTGATTGCTGCCGTTTTAATGGGCATTCCTGGAATAGGGATTGCCAGGTGGGATCAATTATCAAAAATAGATGTCAATATGTTGTTGCTGGTTGGCGTCACATTATCAATTGGACGCATCTTAAATGATACAGGCTCGATCGATTATGTGACATCGATCCTCTTTTCCGATGTTTTTTTGGCATTCTTACAACACCCTTTATTAGCTGTTTTTACCATTGTTATCATTGTCCAGCTTTTCCATTTGGGAGTCTCCAATGTTGGCACAGCTGTGATAACGATTGTTCCAGTATTTATGACAGTGGCGCTGCAAATTTCGGCTGATCCGATCGCTTTCGCTGTGATTGCCGGAATTACCAGTGTGTTAGGATTTATTCTGGTCGTGGAGACGATCCCCAATGTATTGGCTCACAGTACAAGGCTAATAAGCCAAAAAGATTTTTACATTCCGGGCATCATTCTTACATTGTTGACAACCCTAATCGTTGTGCTTGTTGTGATGACATGGTGGCAATGGATGGGACTGTATTAA
- a CDS encoding ABC transporter permease has translation MENNWLTAGIPLGDWLEHFVDWLKQFKFFFDGIDWIISTVANSFESLLFLFPEWLLILLLAVPVFWKRKKWGLPIFIIIGLSLIWNLGYWDNMVYTLSLVLTAALISVVIGIPLGILAARKTWIKEMLTPVLDFMQTMPAFVYLIPAVFFFGIGTVPGVVASVIFSMPPVIRLTILGIQQVPVDIIEAADAFGSTSNQKLFKVQLPLAKRTIMAGINQTIMLALSMVVIASMIGARGLGRDVYQAVTQNQMGKGFEAGLCIVILAIVLDRITQLMGNKQKQT, from the coding sequence ATGGAGAATAATTGGCTGACTGCAGGCATACCCCTGGGAGACTGGCTCGAGCATTTTGTTGATTGGCTGAAACAATTTAAATTTTTCTTTGACGGAATAGATTGGATCATTTCTACTGTGGCCAACAGTTTCGAGTCCTTGCTCTTTTTATTTCCGGAATGGTTGCTGATTCTGCTTTTAGCTGTACCTGTCTTCTGGAAGCGCAAAAAATGGGGATTACCTATCTTTATCATAATCGGTCTAAGTTTGATTTGGAATTTGGGCTACTGGGACAATATGGTTTATACTTTGTCTCTTGTCTTGACAGCAGCGCTCATCTCTGTAGTGATCGGTATCCCCCTGGGCATTTTGGCTGCCAGAAAAACTTGGATCAAAGAGATGTTGACCCCTGTTCTCGATTTTATGCAAACCATGCCAGCTTTCGTCTACCTGATCCCTGCTGTCTTTTTCTTTGGTATCGGCACTGTACCGGGTGTGGTGGCTTCCGTTATCTTTTCCATGCCACCCGTTATCCGACTCACCATTTTGGGTATCCAGCAAGTACCTGTCGATATTATTGAAGCGGCCGATGCCTTTGGTTCAACCAGTAATCAAAAATTGTTTAAAGTGCAGCTTCCGTTAGCCAAGAGAACCATTATGGCCGGTATTAACCAAACCATTATGCTGGCCTTGTCCATGGTTGTGATTGCCTCCATGATCGGGGCCCGGGGCCTGGGGCGTGATGTCTACCAAGCTGTGACCCAAAACCAAATGGGCAAAGGCTTTGAAGCCGGACTCTGCATTGTGATCCTGGCGATTGTGTTGGATCGTATTACCCAATTGATGGGCAATAAACAAAAACAAACATAG